One window of Lytechinus variegatus isolate NC3 chromosome 2, Lvar_3.0, whole genome shotgun sequence genomic DNA carries:
- the LOC121406808 gene encoding uncharacterized protein LOC121406808 → MSDENGKRTSIQTILRDNFTKISEQIEEFQMTQGEWRELMKSHKEYHMFDNIITMQPEAESKFSMGCLYFKALLWFFVSLFLTVFFLFALFSNGVISEDSFLGSVHYHISKFYVETYDGAFLDKEHCIMPLHEVVQDLFRPPILNCSMCAGMTSVDIRTNLTTDEFKAKYAYSSRPLLVTDGMDGWTALDTFSFQFFQEVYAVGSKALKSAEDDCQFFPYKTDFEKLGDVFNMTVDQAYLRDGSNSKPWYIGWYVDQAYFEFGLFQYDDFFLHSHALAWPSLTQGAPACEAGWSLGAHRTFTHTRGTYSAFSSGHNNLERKL, encoded by the coding sequence ATGTCcgatgaaaatggaaaaaggaCGAGTATCCAGACCATTTTAAGGGATAATTTTACCAAAATTAGTGAGCAAATTGAAGAATTCCAAATGACACAAGGAGAATGGCGAGAGTTGATGAAATCTCACAAGGAGTATCACATGTTTGACAACATCATCACAATGCAACCAGAGGCAGAGTCTAAGTTTAGTATGGGATGTCTATATTTCAAAGCTCTTCTTTGGTTCTTTGTGAGCTTATTTCTGACAGTGTTCTTCCTTTTCGCGCTGTTTTCAAATGGAGTCATTTCGGAGGATTCTTTTCTGGGTTCTGTTCATTACCACATCTCCAAGTTTTATGTTGAAACATATGATGGTGCGTTTCTTGACAAAGAACATTGCATTATGCCGCTCCATGAAGTTGTTCAAGATCTATTCCGACCTCCCATTTTAAACTGCAGCATGTGTGCAGGCATGACTTCAGTAGATATACGCACCAACCTAACAACCGATGAGTTCAAGGCAAAATATGCGTACTCTAGTCGACCTCTTCTTGTGACGGATGGAATGGATGGCTGGACAGCTTTAGATACCTTCAGTTTTCAATTCTTTCAGGAGGTGTATGCAGTAGGCAGTAAAGCACTGAAGAGCGCAGAAGATGACTGCCagttcttcccttataaaacaGATTTTGAGAAGCTTGGAGATGTGTTTAACATGACAGTTGATCAAGCTTATTTGAGAGATGGCTCAAATTCTAAGCCATGGTACATTGGATGGTATGTCGATCAAGCTTATTTTGaatttggtttatttcaatatgatgatttttttttgcatagcCATGCATTGGCATGGCCTAgcctaacccagggagctccggcctgCGAAGCGGGCTGGAGCCTAGGAGCTCACCGTACATTTACTCATACTCGCGGGACTTATTCTGCCTTCAGTTCTGGTCACAATAACTtggaaagaaaattgtga